CAAGTTCGACGGCGTCATCCGCCCGCTTGAGGGGAGCGATTTCCCGCGTGCGGTCCGCCTCGTCTCGTTCTTCAATCTCTCGGAGCACGCTTTCGAACGTCACGTCCTCGCCCTGCTTTTGATACTCTTCAAGACGCCGGCGGGCTCGCTCGCGCGCATCCGCGACCATGAATATTTTAACGTCGGCATCCGGGAAGACGACCGTACCGGTATCGCGACCGTCAAGGACAACGCCTCCATGCTTCTCCGCCTGCTCTCGCCCGACGCGCCGCTGCGTGTCGAGTAGCTTTTCACGCACGCTCTGCAACGCACTGATTTGACTCGCCATATTGCCGACCTCAGCAGTCCGGATCGTCCCGGACACGTCTTCCCCATCGAGCACTACCCGCATGTCGTTGTCGCGATAACGGATGTCGACACGCACATCGGGCAGGATCGCGCGTGCCTCGTCCGGCGTCCCCTCTGCATCCCGGCGGATGAAGGCGAGCGCGATCGCACGATACATCGCTCCGGTGTCCAGGTACACGAAACCGAGGCGATCAGCCGCGGCTCGTGCAGTCGTGCTTTTTCCGGACCCGGCCGGTCCGTCGATGGTGACGATCACGATGAAAAGAAGAGGTTGCAGGGAAAAAACGGGTTAGAGCTGTCGGCAGAACACGATCGAATCCGGCGACATCCATATGATCGACCGTGTGATCCGATGGGGTGGCTAGCGCGGAACGGTGTCCCCATCCACATCTTCGTTGACAATCAGGATCTCGTTCGGGTACCGAATCGGGCCGATGGCAGTCTGAACCGTCGGGCGAGCCCGCAATTTCACGTTCGTCGGCTCACCTTCCCCTCCGAGTGCCAATGCCAGATTAACGATCTCACGCAGGTTTCCATCGAAGAAGTCGACGAGATCCAGCTCCATCTCGATCGGAATGTCGGTCGGCTCTCCCGGTGGTATGACCACTTCACGATCAAATCTGCCAGCAA
This DNA window, taken from Longibacter salinarum, encodes the following:
- the cmk gene encoding (d)CMP kinase; protein product: MIVTIDGPAGSGKSTTARAAADRLGFVYLDTGAMYRAIALAFIRRDAEGTPDEARAILPDVRVDIRYRDNDMRVVLDGEDVSGTIRTAEVGNMASQISALQSVREKLLDTQRRVGREQAEKHGGVVLDGRDTGTVVFPDADVKIFMVADARERARRRLEEYQKQGEDVTFESVLREIEERDEADRTREIAPLKRADDAVELDTTSRSIDEQVGFVVNCVKAELAQSA